One genomic region from Macaca mulatta isolate MMU2019108-1 chromosome 20, T2T-MMU8v2.0, whole genome shotgun sequence encodes:
- the ZNF821 gene encoding zinc finger protein 821 isoform X7, which produces MCPVCGRALSSPGSLGRHLLIHSEDQRSNCAVCGARFTSHATFNSEKLPEVLNMESLPTVHNEGPSSAEGKDIAFSPPVYPAGILLVCNNCAAYRKLLEAQTPSVRKWALRRQNEPLEVRLQRLERERTAKKSRRDNETPEEREVRRMRDREAKRLQRMQETDEQRARRLQRDREAMRLKRANETPEKRQARLIREREAKRLKRRLEKMDMMLRAQFGQDPSAMAALAAEMNFFQLPVSGVELDSQLLGKMAFEEQNSSSLH; this is translated from the exons ATGTGTCCTGTCTGTGGCCGGGCCCTTAGCTCCCCGGGGTCATTGGGTCGCCACCTCTTAATCCACTCGGAGGACCAGCGTTCTAACTGTGCTGTGTGTGGAGCCCGGTTCACCAGCCATGCCACTTTTAACAG TGAGAAACTTCCTGAAGTACTCAATATGGAATCCCTACCCACAGTCCACAATGAAGGCCCCTCTAGTGCTGAGGGAAAGGACATTGCCTTTAGTCCTCCAGTATACCCTGCTGGAATTCTGCTTGTGTGCAACAACTGTGCTGCCTACCGTAAACTGCTGGAAGCCCAGACTCCCAGTGTACGCAAGTGGGCCCTACGTCGACAGAATGAGCCTTTGGAAGTACGACTGCAGCGGCTGGAACGAGAGCGCACGGCCAAGAAGAGCCGGCGGGACAATGAGACCCCTGAGGAGCGGGAGGTGAGGCGCATGAGGGACCGTGAAGCCAAGCGCTTGCAGCGCATGCAGGAGACAGATGAGCAGCGGGCACGCCGGCTGCAGCGGGATCGGGAGGCCATGAGGCTGAAGCGGGCCAACGAAACCCCGGAAAAGCGGCAGGCCCGGCTCATCCGAGAGCGAGAGGCCAAGCGGCTCAAGAGGAGACTGGAGAAAATGGACATGATGTTGCGAGCTCAGTTTGGCCAGGACCCTTCTGCCATGGCAGCCTTAGCAGCTGAAATGAACTTCTTCCAGCTGCCTGTAAGTGGGGTGGAGTTGGACAGCCAACTTCTGGGCAAGATGGCCTTTGAAGAGCAGAACAGCAGCTCTCTGCACTGA
- the ZNF821 gene encoding zinc finger protein 821 isoform X2: protein MSRRKQTNPNKVHWDQVFAGLEEQARQAMMKTDFPGDLGSQRQAIQQLRDQDSSSSDSEGDEEETTQDEVSSHTSEEDGGVVKVEKELENTQQPVGGNEVVEHEARNLNSDPLLELCQCPLCQLDCGSREQLIAHVYQHTAAVVSAKSYMCPVCGRALSSPGSLGRHLLIHSEDQRSNCAVCGARFTSHATFNSEKLPEVLNMESLPTVHNEGPSSAEGKDIAFSPPVYPAGILLVCNNCAAYRKLLEAQTPSVRKWALRRQNEPLEVRLQRLERERTAKKSRRDNETPEEREVRRMRDREAKRLQRMQETDEQRARRLQRDREAMRLKRANETPEKRQARLIREREAKRLKRRLEKMDMMLRAQFGQDPSAMAALAAEMNFFQLPVSGVELDSQLLGKMAFEEQNSSSLH from the exons GGGATCAAGTATTTGCTGGGCTAGAAGAGCAAGCCCGCCAGGCGATGATGAAAACTGATTTTCCTGGAGACCTTGGCAGTCAGCGACAAGCTATCCAACAACTAAGAGATCAGGACTCCAGTAGCA GTGACAGTGAGGGTGATGAAGAGGAGACCACACAAGACGAAGTCTCTTCCCACACATCAGAGGAAGATGGAGGGGTGGTCAAAGTGGAGAAAGAGTTAGAAAATACACAACAGCCTGTTGGTGGGAACGAAGTGGTAGAGCACGAGGCAA GGAATTTGAATTCTGACCCCTTGCTTGAACTCTGCCAGTGTCCCCTCTGCCAGCTAGACTGCGGGAGCCGGGAGCAGTTGATTGCTCATGTGTACCAG CACACTGCAGCAGTGGTGAGCGCCAAGAGCTACATGTGTCCTGTCTGTGGCCGGGCCCTTAGCTCCCCGGGGTCATTGGGTCGCCACCTCTTAATCCACTCGGAGGACCAGCGTTCTAACTGTGCTGTGTGTGGAGCCCGGTTCACCAGCCATGCCACTTTTAACAG TGAGAAACTTCCTGAAGTACTCAATATGGAATCCCTACCCACAGTCCACAATGAAGGCCCCTCTAGTGCTGAGGGAAAGGACATTGCCTTTAGTCCTCCAGTATACCCTGCTGGAATTCTGCTTGTGTGCAACAACTGTGCTGCCTACCGTAAACTGCTGGAAGCCCAGACTCCCAGTGTACGCAAGTGGGCCCTACGTCGACAGAATGAGCCTTTGGAAGTACGACTGCAGCGGCTGGAACGAGAGCGCACGGCCAAGAAGAGCCGGCGGGACAATGAGACCCCTGAGGAGCGGGAGGTGAGGCGCATGAGGGACCGTGAAGCCAAGCGCTTGCAGCGCATGCAGGAGACAGATGAGCAGCGGGCACGCCGGCTGCAGCGGGATCGGGAGGCCATGAGGCTGAAGCGGGCCAACGAAACCCCGGAAAAGCGGCAGGCCCGGCTCATCCGAGAGCGAGAGGCCAAGCGGCTCAAGAGGAGACTGGAGAAAATGGACATGATGTTGCGAGCTCAGTTTGGCCAGGACCCTTCTGCCATGGCAGCCTTAGCAGCTGAAATGAACTTCTTCCAGCTGCCTGTAAGTGGGGTGGAGTTGGACAGCCAACTTCTGGGCAAGATGGCCTTTGAAGAGCAGAACAGCAGCTCTCTGCACTGA
- the ZNF821 gene encoding zinc finger protein 821 isoform X8, which yields MSRRKQTNPNKVHWDQVFAGLEEQARQAMMKTDFPGDLGSQRQAIQQLRDQDSSSSDSEGDEEETTQDEVSSHTSEEDGGVVKVEKELENTQQPVGGNEVVEHEVTGNLNSDPLLELCQCPLCQLDCGSREQLIAHVYQ from the exons GGGATCAAGTATTTGCTGGGCTAGAAGAGCAAGCCCGCCAGGCGATGATGAAAACTGATTTTCCTGGAGACCTTGGCAGTCAGCGACAAGCTATCCAACAACTAAGAGATCAGGACTCCAGTAGCA GTGACAGTGAGGGTGATGAAGAGGAGACCACACAAGACGAAGTCTCTTCCCACACATCAGAGGAAGATGGAGGGGTGGTCAAAGTGGAGAAAGAGTTAGAAAATACACAACAGCCTGTTGGTGGGAACGAAGTGGTAGAGCACGAG GTCACAGGGAATTTGAATTCTGACCCCTTGCTTGAACTCTGCCAGTGTCCCCTCTGCCAGCTAGACTGCGGGAGCCGGGAGCAGTTGATTGCTCATGTGTACCAG TGA
- the ZNF821 gene encoding zinc finger protein 821 isoform X5 produces MSRRKQTNPNKVHCDSEGDEEETTQDEVSSHTSEEDGGVVKVEKELENTQQPVGGNEVVEHEARNLNSDPLLELCQCPLCQLDCGSREQLIAHVYQHTAAVVSAKSYMCPVCGRALSSPGSLGRHLLIHSEDQRSNCAVCGARFTSHATFNSEKLPEVLNMESLPTVHNEGPSSAEGKDIAFSPPVYPAGILLVCNNCAAYRKLLEAQTPSVRKWALRRQNEPLEVRLQRLERERTAKKSRRDNETPEEREVRRMRDREAKRLQRMQETDEQRARRLQRDREAMRLKRANETPEKRQARLIREREAKRLKRRLEKMDMMLRAQFGQDPSAMAALAAEMNFFQLPVSGVELDSQLLGKMAFEEQNSSSLH; encoded by the exons GTGACAGTGAGGGTGATGAAGAGGAGACCACACAAGACGAAGTCTCTTCCCACACATCAGAGGAAGATGGAGGGGTGGTCAAAGTGGAGAAAGAGTTAGAAAATACACAACAGCCTGTTGGTGGGAACGAAGTGGTAGAGCACGAGGCAA GGAATTTGAATTCTGACCCCTTGCTTGAACTCTGCCAGTGTCCCCTCTGCCAGCTAGACTGCGGGAGCCGGGAGCAGTTGATTGCTCATGTGTACCAG CACACTGCAGCAGTGGTGAGCGCCAAGAGCTACATGTGTCCTGTCTGTGGCCGGGCCCTTAGCTCCCCGGGGTCATTGGGTCGCCACCTCTTAATCCACTCGGAGGACCAGCGTTCTAACTGTGCTGTGTGTGGAGCCCGGTTCACCAGCCATGCCACTTTTAACAG TGAGAAACTTCCTGAAGTACTCAATATGGAATCCCTACCCACAGTCCACAATGAAGGCCCCTCTAGTGCTGAGGGAAAGGACATTGCCTTTAGTCCTCCAGTATACCCTGCTGGAATTCTGCTTGTGTGCAACAACTGTGCTGCCTACCGTAAACTGCTGGAAGCCCAGACTCCCAGTGTACGCAAGTGGGCCCTACGTCGACAGAATGAGCCTTTGGAAGTACGACTGCAGCGGCTGGAACGAGAGCGCACGGCCAAGAAGAGCCGGCGGGACAATGAGACCCCTGAGGAGCGGGAGGTGAGGCGCATGAGGGACCGTGAAGCCAAGCGCTTGCAGCGCATGCAGGAGACAGATGAGCAGCGGGCACGCCGGCTGCAGCGGGATCGGGAGGCCATGAGGCTGAAGCGGGCCAACGAAACCCCGGAAAAGCGGCAGGCCCGGCTCATCCGAGAGCGAGAGGCCAAGCGGCTCAAGAGGAGACTGGAGAAAATGGACATGATGTTGCGAGCTCAGTTTGGCCAGGACCCTTCTGCCATGGCAGCCTTAGCAGCTGAAATGAACTTCTTCCAGCTGCCTGTAAGTGGGGTGGAGTTGGACAGCCAACTTCTGGGCAAGATGGCCTTTGAAGAGCAGAACAGCAGCTCTCTGCACTGA
- the ZNF821 gene encoding zinc finger protein 821 isoform X1, translating into MSRRKQTNPNKVHWDQVFAGLEEQARQAMMKTDFPGDLGSQRQAIQQLRDQDSSSSDSEGDEEETTQDEVSSHTSEEDGGVVKVEKELENTQQPVGGNEVVEHEVTGNLNSDPLLELCQCPLCQLDCGSREQLIAHVYQHTAAVVSAKSYMCPVCGRALSSPGSLGRHLLIHSEDQRSNCAVCGARFTSHATFNSEKLPEVLNMESLPTVHNEGPSSAEGKDIAFSPPVYPAGILLVCNNCAAYRKLLEAQTPSVRKWALRRQNEPLEVRLQRLERERTAKKSRRDNETPEEREVRRMRDREAKRLQRMQETDEQRARRLQRDREAMRLKRANETPEKRQARLIREREAKRLKRRLEKMDMMLRAQFGQDPSAMAALAAEMNFFQLPVSGVELDSQLLGKMAFEEQNSSSLH; encoded by the exons GGGATCAAGTATTTGCTGGGCTAGAAGAGCAAGCCCGCCAGGCGATGATGAAAACTGATTTTCCTGGAGACCTTGGCAGTCAGCGACAAGCTATCCAACAACTAAGAGATCAGGACTCCAGTAGCA GTGACAGTGAGGGTGATGAAGAGGAGACCACACAAGACGAAGTCTCTTCCCACACATCAGAGGAAGATGGAGGGGTGGTCAAAGTGGAGAAAGAGTTAGAAAATACACAACAGCCTGTTGGTGGGAACGAAGTGGTAGAGCACGAG GTCACAGGGAATTTGAATTCTGACCCCTTGCTTGAACTCTGCCAGTGTCCCCTCTGCCAGCTAGACTGCGGGAGCCGGGAGCAGTTGATTGCTCATGTGTACCAG CACACTGCAGCAGTGGTGAGCGCCAAGAGCTACATGTGTCCTGTCTGTGGCCGGGCCCTTAGCTCCCCGGGGTCATTGGGTCGCCACCTCTTAATCCACTCGGAGGACCAGCGTTCTAACTGTGCTGTGTGTGGAGCCCGGTTCACCAGCCATGCCACTTTTAACAG TGAGAAACTTCCTGAAGTACTCAATATGGAATCCCTACCCACAGTCCACAATGAAGGCCCCTCTAGTGCTGAGGGAAAGGACATTGCCTTTAGTCCTCCAGTATACCCTGCTGGAATTCTGCTTGTGTGCAACAACTGTGCTGCCTACCGTAAACTGCTGGAAGCCCAGACTCCCAGTGTACGCAAGTGGGCCCTACGTCGACAGAATGAGCCTTTGGAAGTACGACTGCAGCGGCTGGAACGAGAGCGCACGGCCAAGAAGAGCCGGCGGGACAATGAGACCCCTGAGGAGCGGGAGGTGAGGCGCATGAGGGACCGTGAAGCCAAGCGCTTGCAGCGCATGCAGGAGACAGATGAGCAGCGGGCACGCCGGCTGCAGCGGGATCGGGAGGCCATGAGGCTGAAGCGGGCCAACGAAACCCCGGAAAAGCGGCAGGCCCGGCTCATCCGAGAGCGAGAGGCCAAGCGGCTCAAGAGGAGACTGGAGAAAATGGACATGATGTTGCGAGCTCAGTTTGGCCAGGACCCTTCTGCCATGGCAGCCTTAGCAGCTGAAATGAACTTCTTCCAGCTGCCTGTAAGTGGGGTGGAGTTGGACAGCCAACTTCTGGGCAAGATGGCCTTTGAAGAGCAGAACAGCAGCTCTCTGCACTGA
- the ZNF821 gene encoding zinc finger protein 821 isoform X4 has protein sequence MQKSEQVTSLCVPGDSEGDEEETTQDEVSSHTSEEDGGVVKVEKELENTQQPVGGNEVVEHEVTGNLNSDPLLELCQCPLCQLDCGSREQLIAHVYQHTAAVVSAKSYMCPVCGRALSSPGSLGRHLLIHSEDQRSNCAVCGARFTSHATFNSEKLPEVLNMESLPTVHNEGPSSAEGKDIAFSPPVYPAGILLVCNNCAAYRKLLEAQTPSVRKWALRRQNEPLEVRLQRLERERTAKKSRRDNETPEEREVRRMRDREAKRLQRMQETDEQRARRLQRDREAMRLKRANETPEKRQARLIREREAKRLKRRLEKMDMMLRAQFGQDPSAMAALAAEMNFFQLPVSGVELDSQLLGKMAFEEQNSSSLH, from the exons ATGCAAAAATCAGAACAAGTAACCAGTTTGTGTGTTCCAGGTGACAGTGAGGGTGATGAAGAGGAGACCACACAAGACGAAGTCTCTTCCCACACATCAGAGGAAGATGGAGGGGTGGTCAAAGTGGAGAAAGAGTTAGAAAATACACAACAGCCTGTTGGTGGGAACGAAGTGGTAGAGCACGAG GTCACAGGGAATTTGAATTCTGACCCCTTGCTTGAACTCTGCCAGTGTCCCCTCTGCCAGCTAGACTGCGGGAGCCGGGAGCAGTTGATTGCTCATGTGTACCAG CACACTGCAGCAGTGGTGAGCGCCAAGAGCTACATGTGTCCTGTCTGTGGCCGGGCCCTTAGCTCCCCGGGGTCATTGGGTCGCCACCTCTTAATCCACTCGGAGGACCAGCGTTCTAACTGTGCTGTGTGTGGAGCCCGGTTCACCAGCCATGCCACTTTTAACAG TGAGAAACTTCCTGAAGTACTCAATATGGAATCCCTACCCACAGTCCACAATGAAGGCCCCTCTAGTGCTGAGGGAAAGGACATTGCCTTTAGTCCTCCAGTATACCCTGCTGGAATTCTGCTTGTGTGCAACAACTGTGCTGCCTACCGTAAACTGCTGGAAGCCCAGACTCCCAGTGTACGCAAGTGGGCCCTACGTCGACAGAATGAGCCTTTGGAAGTACGACTGCAGCGGCTGGAACGAGAGCGCACGGCCAAGAAGAGCCGGCGGGACAATGAGACCCCTGAGGAGCGGGAGGTGAGGCGCATGAGGGACCGTGAAGCCAAGCGCTTGCAGCGCATGCAGGAGACAGATGAGCAGCGGGCACGCCGGCTGCAGCGGGATCGGGAGGCCATGAGGCTGAAGCGGGCCAACGAAACCCCGGAAAAGCGGCAGGCCCGGCTCATCCGAGAGCGAGAGGCCAAGCGGCTCAAGAGGAGACTGGAGAAAATGGACATGATGTTGCGAGCTCAGTTTGGCCAGGACCCTTCTGCCATGGCAGCCTTAGCAGCTGAAATGAACTTCTTCCAGCTGCCTGTAAGTGGGGTGGAGTTGGACAGCCAACTTCTGGGCAAGATGGCCTTTGAAGAGCAGAACAGCAGCTCTCTGCACTGA
- the ZNF821 gene encoding zinc finger protein 821 isoform X3 yields the protein MSRRKQTNPNKVHCDSEGDEEETTQDEVSSHTSEEDGGVVKVEKELENTQQPVGGNEVVEHEVTGNLNSDPLLELCQCPLCQLDCGSREQLIAHVYQHTAAVVSAKSYMCPVCGRALSSPGSLGRHLLIHSEDQRSNCAVCGARFTSHATFNSEKLPEVLNMESLPTVHNEGPSSAEGKDIAFSPPVYPAGILLVCNNCAAYRKLLEAQTPSVRKWALRRQNEPLEVRLQRLERERTAKKSRRDNETPEEREVRRMRDREAKRLQRMQETDEQRARRLQRDREAMRLKRANETPEKRQARLIREREAKRLKRRLEKMDMMLRAQFGQDPSAMAALAAEMNFFQLPVSGVELDSQLLGKMAFEEQNSSSLH from the exons GTGACAGTGAGGGTGATGAAGAGGAGACCACACAAGACGAAGTCTCTTCCCACACATCAGAGGAAGATGGAGGGGTGGTCAAAGTGGAGAAAGAGTTAGAAAATACACAACAGCCTGTTGGTGGGAACGAAGTGGTAGAGCACGAG GTCACAGGGAATTTGAATTCTGACCCCTTGCTTGAACTCTGCCAGTGTCCCCTCTGCCAGCTAGACTGCGGGAGCCGGGAGCAGTTGATTGCTCATGTGTACCAG CACACTGCAGCAGTGGTGAGCGCCAAGAGCTACATGTGTCCTGTCTGTGGCCGGGCCCTTAGCTCCCCGGGGTCATTGGGTCGCCACCTCTTAATCCACTCGGAGGACCAGCGTTCTAACTGTGCTGTGTGTGGAGCCCGGTTCACCAGCCATGCCACTTTTAACAG TGAGAAACTTCCTGAAGTACTCAATATGGAATCCCTACCCACAGTCCACAATGAAGGCCCCTCTAGTGCTGAGGGAAAGGACATTGCCTTTAGTCCTCCAGTATACCCTGCTGGAATTCTGCTTGTGTGCAACAACTGTGCTGCCTACCGTAAACTGCTGGAAGCCCAGACTCCCAGTGTACGCAAGTGGGCCCTACGTCGACAGAATGAGCCTTTGGAAGTACGACTGCAGCGGCTGGAACGAGAGCGCACGGCCAAGAAGAGCCGGCGGGACAATGAGACCCCTGAGGAGCGGGAGGTGAGGCGCATGAGGGACCGTGAAGCCAAGCGCTTGCAGCGCATGCAGGAGACAGATGAGCAGCGGGCACGCCGGCTGCAGCGGGATCGGGAGGCCATGAGGCTGAAGCGGGCCAACGAAACCCCGGAAAAGCGGCAGGCCCGGCTCATCCGAGAGCGAGAGGCCAAGCGGCTCAAGAGGAGACTGGAGAAAATGGACATGATGTTGCGAGCTCAGTTTGGCCAGGACCCTTCTGCCATGGCAGCCTTAGCAGCTGAAATGAACTTCTTCCAGCTGCCTGTAAGTGGGGTGGAGTTGGACAGCCAACTTCTGGGCAAGATGGCCTTTGAAGAGCAGAACAGCAGCTCTCTGCACTGA
- the ZNF821 gene encoding zinc finger protein 821 isoform X6: MQKSEQVTSLCVPGDSEGDEEETTQDEVSSHTSEEDGGVVKVEKELENTQQPVGGNEVVEHEARNLNSDPLLELCQCPLCQLDCGSREQLIAHVYQHTAAVVSAKSYMCPVCGRALSSPGSLGRHLLIHSEDQRSNCAVCGARFTSHATFNSEKLPEVLNMESLPTVHNEGPSSAEGKDIAFSPPVYPAGILLVCNNCAAYRKLLEAQTPSVRKWALRRQNEPLEVRLQRLERERTAKKSRRDNETPEEREVRRMRDREAKRLQRMQETDEQRARRLQRDREAMRLKRANETPEKRQARLIREREAKRLKRRLEKMDMMLRAQFGQDPSAMAALAAEMNFFQLPVSGVELDSQLLGKMAFEEQNSSSLH; the protein is encoded by the exons ATGCAAAAATCAGAACAAGTAACCAGTTTGTGTGTTCCAGGTGACAGTGAGGGTGATGAAGAGGAGACCACACAAGACGAAGTCTCTTCCCACACATCAGAGGAAGATGGAGGGGTGGTCAAAGTGGAGAAAGAGTTAGAAAATACACAACAGCCTGTTGGTGGGAACGAAGTGGTAGAGCACGAGGCAA GGAATTTGAATTCTGACCCCTTGCTTGAACTCTGCCAGTGTCCCCTCTGCCAGCTAGACTGCGGGAGCCGGGAGCAGTTGATTGCTCATGTGTACCAG CACACTGCAGCAGTGGTGAGCGCCAAGAGCTACATGTGTCCTGTCTGTGGCCGGGCCCTTAGCTCCCCGGGGTCATTGGGTCGCCACCTCTTAATCCACTCGGAGGACCAGCGTTCTAACTGTGCTGTGTGTGGAGCCCGGTTCACCAGCCATGCCACTTTTAACAG TGAGAAACTTCCTGAAGTACTCAATATGGAATCCCTACCCACAGTCCACAATGAAGGCCCCTCTAGTGCTGAGGGAAAGGACATTGCCTTTAGTCCTCCAGTATACCCTGCTGGAATTCTGCTTGTGTGCAACAACTGTGCTGCCTACCGTAAACTGCTGGAAGCCCAGACTCCCAGTGTACGCAAGTGGGCCCTACGTCGACAGAATGAGCCTTTGGAAGTACGACTGCAGCGGCTGGAACGAGAGCGCACGGCCAAGAAGAGCCGGCGGGACAATGAGACCCCTGAGGAGCGGGAGGTGAGGCGCATGAGGGACCGTGAAGCCAAGCGCTTGCAGCGCATGCAGGAGACAGATGAGCAGCGGGCACGCCGGCTGCAGCGGGATCGGGAGGCCATGAGGCTGAAGCGGGCCAACGAAACCCCGGAAAAGCGGCAGGCCCGGCTCATCCGAGAGCGAGAGGCCAAGCGGCTCAAGAGGAGACTGGAGAAAATGGACATGATGTTGCGAGCTCAGTTTGGCCAGGACCCTTCTGCCATGGCAGCCTTAGCAGCTGAAATGAACTTCTTCCAGCTGCCTGTAAGTGGGGTGGAGTTGGACAGCCAACTTCTGGGCAAGATGGCCTTTGAAGAGCAGAACAGCAGCTCTCTGCACTGA